A section of the Larus michahellis chromosome 1, bLarMic1.1, whole genome shotgun sequence genome encodes:
- the AGPAT3 gene encoding 1-acyl-sn-glycerol-3-phosphate acyltransferase gamma, whose product MGFIAFLKTQFIVHLLIGFVFVVSGLIINFIQLCTLVLWPINKQFYRRVNCRLAYSLWSQLVMLLEWWSGTECTLFSDEATVNTFGKEHVIIILNHNFEIDFLCGWTMTERFGVLGSSKVLAKRELLYVPLIGWTWYFLEIVFCKRKWEEDRDTVIEGLKRLADYPEYMWFLLYCEGTRFTETKHRISMEVAESKGLPKLKYHLLPRTKGFTTAVQCLRGTVSAVYDVTLNFRGNKNPSLLGILYGKKYEADMCVRRFPLEDIPQDEKEAANWLHKLYQEKDALQEMYNQEGIFPGQQFKPPRRPWTLLNFLFWATVLLSPLFTFGFGVFASGSPLLILAFLGLVGAASFGVRRLIGVTEIEKGSSYGNQEFKKKE is encoded by the exons ATGGGCTTCATTGCCTTTCTGAAGACCCAGTTCATAGTTCACCTCCTCATTGGGTTTGTCTTTGTTGTGAGTGGACTGATCATTAACTTCATTCAACTATGCACGCTAGTCCTCTGGCCCATAAACAAGCAGTTTTATCGCCGAGTAAACTGCCGCCTTGCCTATTCACTTTGGAGCC AGTTGGTAATGCTGCTGGAATGGTGGTCAGGCACAGAGTGCACCTTGTTCTCAGACGAGGCCACGGTGAACACCTTTGGGAAAGAACACGTCATCATCATCTTGAATCACAACTTTGAAATCGACTTCTTGTGTGGCTGGACTATGACAGAGCGCTTTGGAGTGCTAGGG aGTTCCAAAGTTCTTGCTAAGAGAGAGCTACTATATGTGCCCCTGATTGGCTGGACATGGTACTTCCTTGAGATTGTTTTCTGCAAAAGGAAATGGGAAGAAGATAGAGATACGGTTATTGAAGGATTAAAACGTTTGGCTGATTATCCTGAATATATGTGG TTTCTCCTGTACTGTGAAGGAACTCGTTTTACAGAGACCAAGCATCGTATCAGTATGGAGGTAGCTGAATCCAAGGGATTGCCTAAACTGAAATACCACCTGTTGCCCAGAACCAAAGGTTTCACCACTGCTGTCCAGTGTCTCAGGGGAACAG TTTCAGCAGTGTATGATGTAACACTAAATTTCAGAGGAAACAAGAACCCATCTTTATTAGGAATTCTTTATGGAAAGAAATATGAAGCAGATATGTGTGTAAG GAGATTTCCTCTGGAAGATATCCCTCAAGATGAAAAAGAAGCTGCAAACTGGCTTCATAAGCTTTACCAGGAAAAG gaTGCTTTGCAAGAGATGTATAATCAGGAAGGCATATTTCCTGGCCAGCAGTTTAAACCTCCTAGGAGACCATGGACTCTCCTAAACTTTCTTTTTTGGGCCAcagttctcctctctcctctcttcacATTTGGCTTTGGAGTTTTTGCAAGTGGATCACCTCTCCTTATCCTTGCATTCCTGGGACTTGTTGGAGCAG CTTCCTTTGGAGTTCGTAGACTGATAGGAGtaactgaaatagaaaaaggCTCCAGCTATGGCAACCAAGAATTCAAGAAAAAGGAGTAA